A single Bacillota bacterium DNA region contains:
- a CDS encoding site-specific integrase translates to MVAGHLREKNGYFHIILNYKDIYGKRQTKSISTGLPIKGNKKRAEAMLLKIRKEFNPDTAMSDKNALFADFLSKWLKDVINKVDAETYALYSYDVKNCIIPYFKNTAIRLSEMKPRDIESYYQYEKTENGISNSALLQYHEAIKEALQYAVELELIRDNPADRVNPTSGEVQILFTDFLLEWLEMMKNSVEMTTFASYSYCIKSSIIPYFEGKKIKLKDLTPKHIQDYYRYELNEKGLSANTVIHRHANIRKALQYAFKIGLINFNPADRIERPRKEKFVGSVYDASELETLFAIVKNKRIELAVILGAFYGLRRSEIVGLKWDAIDFEKKTLTIKHTVTEVTLDGKITTIAKDRTKTKSSYRTLPLVAPFEELLHRLKAEQELNQKVCGKAYCKDYLDYIYVNEIGERIKPGYITQHFAIVLKNHNLKKIRFHDLRHSCASLLYANGVSLKEIQEWLGHSDISTTSNIYTHLDFSSKVASANAIIGVYPT, encoded by the coding sequence GGGTAACAAAAAACGTGCGGAAGCGATGCTTTTGAAAATCAGGAAAGAGTTTAACCCCGATACTGCAATGAGTGACAAAAACGCTTTGTTTGCAGACTTCCTATCAAAGTGGCTGAAAGATGTTATAAACAAAGTGGATGCTGAAACATATGCACTCTACTCATACGATGTTAAAAACTGTATCATCCCTTACTTTAAGAATACCGCCATTAGGCTATCAGAAATGAAGCCAAGGGATATAGAAAGCTACTATCAGTATGAGAAAACAGAAAACGGCATATCAAACAGTGCCCTTCTCCAATATCACGAAGCCATCAAAGAAGCCTTGCAATACGCTGTAGAGCTTGAATTGATTCGGGATAATCCGGCGGACAGAGTGAACCCGACCTCTGGTGAAGTACAGATATTGTTTACCGACTTCCTGCTGGAATGGCTGGAGATGATGAAAAACAGTGTTGAGATGACTACATTTGCGTCTTATTCCTACTGTATTAAGAGCAGCATTATTCCTTATTTTGAAGGAAAAAAGATAAAACTGAAAGACCTGACCCCAAAGCACATACAGGATTATTACCGGTATGAGCTTAATGAAAAAGGATTGAGCGCCAACACAGTTATTCATCGTCATGCAAACATCCGCAAGGCTTTGCAGTACGCTTTCAAGATTGGACTGATTAATTTCAATCCTGCCGACAGGATTGAGCGGCCCAGAAAGGAAAAATTCGTAGGCAGTGTTTACGATGCAAGCGAACTGGAAACCTTATTCGCTATCGTAAAAAATAAACGGATAGAACTGGCCGTGATTTTGGGCGCGTTTTATGGACTGCGCCGGAGTGAGATCGTAGGGCTAAAGTGGGACGCTATTGATTTTGAAAAAAAGACATTGACGATTAAACATACGGTAACCGAGGTAACGCTGGATGGGAAAATTACTACCATAGCAAAAGACCGTACAAAGACAAAATCGAGCTACCGCACCCTGCCGCTGGTTGCACCCTTTGAAGAATTGCTCCACAGGCTGAAGGCAGAGCAGGAACTAAATCAAAAGGTTTGCGGCAAGGCGTATTGCAAAGATTACCTGGACTACATCTATGTGAATGAGATTGGAGAAAGAATCAAACCCGGATACATTACGCAGCACTTTGCAATCGTCTTAAAAAACCACAATCTGAAGAAAATACGTTTCCATGACCTTCGACACAGTTGCGCCAGCTTATTATACGCCAACGGAGTCAGCCTGAAAGAGATTCAGGAATGGTTGGGACACAGCGATATTTCTACAACATCGAATATCTACACCCACCTGGATTTCAGCTCAAAGGTCGCTTCGGCCAATGCAATTATCGGCGTATATCCCACTTAA